AGACAAGCGCGTTTCCGAGTTATCGCCAGCCGATCTGGCGTTCTGTCTACGCCAAAATATCGCGGCTCAGCAGGTTGCAGAGCGCGCGCTCGCCATGGTCGCTGATCAGCCGCTTCTTCAAGCTGAGTTCTATCCCGGCGATGTCATTGCCGCCCTGATTCAAGCTGCGGAAGCCGGCGGTCTTACGGCCGCGCAACGCGGTGAGCTCCGGGACGTATGCTCCGCTGCTGTGGCGGCCTTCCACCACTTGCAGAAATCGGTTATCCCTGCGGCTGAGTCTTTTGTCGAGCGGTACGATGGTGGCGCCTAACAAGCAGTTGCAGCGGACCGTGATACCCAATCGCTGGCGCGGCGCGAGCGCGCCATTTCATTATGCGCTCGCGCCGCGCTTCACACGGTGTCGCGCGGC
Above is a genomic segment from Gemmatimonadaceae bacterium containing:
- a CDS encoding contact-dependent growth inhibition system immunity protein, with protein sequence MTRNNTRDLLQTSTYAKPKNDSRLFVAVPPRLHAAYLLLGATVKLSEITPRIAVKPDFDSSTTHRAWSLRDKRVSELSPADLAFCLRQNIAAQQVAERALAMVADQPLLQAEFYPGDVIAALIQAAEAGGLTAAQRGELRDVCSAAVAAFHHLQKSVIPAAESFVERYDGGA